One part of the Anopheles coustani chromosome 2, idAnoCousDA_361_x.2, whole genome shotgun sequence genome encodes these proteins:
- the LOC131263314 gene encoding hexamerin-1.1-like: MKLIILTVAISLAVLASGSYVPSTKTEAKYADKDFLFKQKFFFEVLRNIHLPLKYEEYMPYTKSWVADETKYTDFAQVVEFFDFYKTGAFLEKGEIFTIYNAQYVRQTYALFSFLYNSADWDTYYKNLIWARDNVNEGMFIYVVHLTVMHRPDLQGIVLPAIYEIYPYFFYNTDVIRSITYKKLYDPKFGFYGNGKYNVVYANYTQSYPVDYYNSFYSEEIISYFTEDVGLNSYYYYFMMDYPFILGEDKFGLMKDRRGELYWYMHQTLLARYNLERMANYMGTVKPLVWRFPLKTGYFSLLSYWNGVPFKSRDFNYMISDESYMKVDWINSWESKIRQIIEAGYYIMEDGSRINLRLPESVEFFGNLLNSNVDAIDANYVGYVEVFSRLLLSGNDFNAYKVWPSALMQFETSLRDPVFYQLYERFMDLYYYFKRFLPSYTYDELNFNGVIIKDVAVDKLVTYFDFFDADVSNVLPMQTPEKYFDGSVLARQQRLNHKPFSYTMNVMSEYTGKAIVRMFLGPKFDRFFDLQFYKKYFVEIDQYLVDFTAGQNSFVRQSRDFYWSVKDRTMYTELYKKTMLGFNGQEKFVLDMSEAHCGFPDRLILPKGWSNGMPMQFYFIITPYTAKPTYEQADFYDKSFSCGVGSGMRYYDTLPMGYPFDRVINFNYFYTKNMYFKDVLIYHSDEMKMNHTF, from the exons ATGAAGCTCATCATCCTGACGGTGGCAATTTCTCTGGCAGTCCTTGCCAGTGGATCGTACGTGCCTTCCACGAAAACCGAAGCGAAGTATG CTGATAAGGACTTTTTGTTCAAGCAAAAGTTCTTCTTCGAGGTTCTGCGAAACATCCATCTGCCGCTGAAGTATGAGGAGTACATGCCCTACACCAAGAGCTGGGTTGCGGATGAGACTAAGTACACC GACTTTGCCCAGGTCGTCGAATTTTTCGACTTCTACAAGACCGGTGCCTTTTTGGAGAAGGGTGAAATCTTCACCATCTACAACGCGCAGTACGTGCGCCAGACCTATGCCTTGTTCTCGTTCCTGTACAACAGCGCCGACTGGGACACTTACTACAAGAATCTCATCTGGGCCCGCGACAATGTGAACGAAGGCATGTTCATCTATGTCGTCCACCTGACCGTGATGCACCGCCCGGATCTGCAAGGCATCGTTCTGCCGGCCATCTACGAGATTTATCCGTACTTCTTCTACAACACCGACGTTATCCGCTCCATCACCTACAAGAAGCTGTACGATCCCAAGTTCGGTTTCTATGGCAACGGCAAGTACAACGTGGTGTACGCCAACTACACGCAGTCGTACCCGGTAGATTACTACAACAGCTTCTACAGCGAGGAGATCATCAGCTACTTCACCGAGGACGTTGGCCTGAACTCGTATTACTACTATTTCATGATGGACTATCCGTTCATCCTGGGTGAGGACAAGTTCGGACTGATGAAGGATCGTCGCGGAGAGCTCTACTGGTACATGCACCAGACGCTGTTGGCCCGCTACAACCTGGAGCGTATGGCAAACTACATGGGTACGGTGAAGCCGCTGGTGTGGCGCTTCCCGCTTAAGACTGGCTACTTCTCGCTGCTCAGCTACTGGAACGGAGTGCCGTTCAAGAGCCGTGACTTCAACTACATGATCAGCGACGAGTCGTACATGAAGGTGGACTGGATCAACTCCTGGGAGTCGAAGATCCGCCAGATCATCGAGGCCGGATACTACATCATGGAGGATGGTTCCCGCATCAACCTGCGTCTGCCGGAGTCGGTTGAGTTCTTCGGAAACCTGCTCAACTCGAACGTTGATGCCATCGATGCAAACTACGTCGGATATGTCGAGGTGTTCTCGCGCCTGCTGCTCTCCGGAAACGACTTCAATGCCTACAAAGTGTGGCCATCGGCGCTTATGCAGTTCGAAACCAGCCTGCGCGATCCCGTGTTCTACCAGCTGTACGAACGTTTCATGGACCTGTACTACTACTTCAAGCGCTTCCTGCCAAGCTACACGTACGACGAGCTCAACTTCAACGGAGTCATCATCAAGGACGTCGCGGTCGATAAGCTGGTCACCTACTTCGACTTCTTCGATGCCGATGTCTCCAACGTTCTGCCCATGCAGACCCCCGAGAAGTACTTCGACGGAAGCGTGCTTGCCCGCCAGCAACGCCTGAACCACAAGCCCTTCAGCTACACGATGAACGTGATGTCCGAGTACACCGGCAAGGCCATCGTGCGCATGTTCCTGGGACCGAAGTTCGACCGCTTCTTCGACCTGCAGTTCTACAAGAAGTACTTCGTTGAGATCGACCAGTACCTGGTTGACTTCACCGCTGGCCAGAACAGCTTCGTGCGCCAGTCTCGAGACTTCTACTGGAGCGTGAAAGACCGCACCATGTACACCGAACTGTACAAGAAGACCATGCTCGGCTTCAACGGCCAGGAGAAGTTCGTCCTTGACATGTCCGAGGCGCACTGCGGATTCCCCGACCGTCTGATCTTGCCGAAGGGCTggtccaacggtatgccgatGCAGTTCTACTTCATCATCACGCCGTACACGGCCAAGCCTACCTACGAGCAGGCGGACTTCTACGACAAGAGCTTCTCGTGCGGCGTCGGCTCCGGAATGCGCTACTACGACACCCTCCCGATGGGCTATCCGTTCGATCGTGTCATCAACTTCAACTACTTCTACACCAAGAACATGTACTTCAAGGACGTGCTCATCTACCACAGCGACGAGATGAAGATGAACCACACTTTCTAA
- the LOC131263581 gene encoding hexamerin-1.1: MKLIILTVAISLAVLASGSYVPSTKTEAKYADKDFLFKQKFFFEVLRNIHLPLKYEEYMPYTKSWVADETKYTDFAQVVEFFDFYKTGAFLEKGEIFTIYNAQYVRQTYALFSFLYNSADWDTYYKNLIWARDNVNEGMFIYVVHLTVMHRPDLQGIVLPAIYEIYPYFFYNTDVIRSITYKKLYDPKFGFYGNGKYNVVYANYTQSYPVDYYNSFYSEEIISYFTEDVGLNSYYYYFMMDYPFILGEDKFGLMKDRRGELYWYMHQTLLARYNLERMANYMGTVKPLVWRFPLKTGYFSLLSYWNGVPFKSRDFNYMISDESYMKVDWINSWESKIRQIIEAGYYIMEDGSRINLRLPESVEFFGNLLNSNVDAIDANYVGYVEVFSRLLLSGNDFNAYKVWPSALMQFETSLRDPVFYQLYERFMDLYYYFKRFLPSYTYDELNFNGVIIKDVAFDKLVTYFDFFDADVSNVLPMQTPEKYFDGSVLARQQRLNHKPFSYTMNVMSEYTGKAIVRMFLGPKFDRFFDLQFYKKYFVEIDQYLVDFTAGQNSFVRQSRDFYWSVKDRTMYTELYKKTMLGFNGQEKFVLDMSEAHCGFPDRLILPKGWSNGMPMQFYFIITPYTAKPTYEQADFYDKSFSCGVGSGMRYYDTLPMGYPFDRVINFNYFYTKNMYFKDVLIYHSNEMKMNHTF; the protein is encoded by the exons ATGAAGCTCATCATCCTGACGGTGGCAATTTCTCTGGCAGTCCTTGCCAGTGGATCGTACGTGCCTTCCACGAAAACCGAAGCGAAGTATG CTGATAAGGACTTTTTGTTCAAGCAAAAGTTCTTCTTCGAGGTTCTACGAAACATCCATCTGCCGCTGAAGTATGAGGAGTACATGCCCTACACCAAGAGCTGGGTTGCGGATGAGACTAAGTACACC GACTTTGCCCAGGTCGTCGAATTTTTCGACTTCTACAAGACCGGTGCCTTTTTGGAGAAGGGTGAAATCTTCACCATCTACAACGCGCAGTACGTGCGCCAGACCTATGCCTTGTTCTCGTTCCTGTACAACAGCGCCGACTGGGACACTTACTACAAGAATCTCATCTGGGCCCGCGACAATGTGAACGAAGGCATGTTCATCTATGTCGTCCACCTGACCGTGATGCACCGCCCGGATCTGCAAGGCATCGTTCTGCCGGCCATCTACGAGATTTATCCGTACTTCTTCTACAACACCGACGTTATCCGCTCCATCACCTACAAGAAGCTGTACGATCCCAAGTTCGGTTTCTATGGCAACGGCAAGTACAACGTGGTGTACGCCAACTACACGCAGTCGTACCCGGTAGATTACTACAACAGCTTCTACAGCGAGGAGATCATCAGCTACTTCACCGAGGACGTTGGCCTGAACTCGTATTACTACTATTTCATGATGGACTATCCGTTCATCCTGGGTGAGGACAAGTTCGGACTGATGAAGGATCGTCGCGGAGAGCTCTACTGGTACATGCACCAGACGCTGTTGGCCCGCTACAACCTGGAGCGTATGGCAAACTACATGGGTACGGTGAAGCCGCTGGTGTGGCGCTTCCCGCTTAAGACTGGCTACTTCTCGCTGCTCAGCTACTGGAACGGAGTGCCGTTCAAGAGCCGTGACTTCAACTACATGATCAGCGACGAGTCGTACATGAAGGTGGACTGGATCAACTCCTGGGAGTCGAAGATCCGCCAGATCATCGAGGCCGGATACTACATCATGGAGGATGGTTCCCGCATCAACCTGCGTCTGCCGGAGTCGGTTGAGTTCTTCGGAAACCTGCTCAACTCGAACGTTGATGCCATCGATGCAAACTACGTCGGATATGTCGAGGTGTTCTCGCGCCTGCTGCTCTCCGGAAACGACTTCAATGCCTACAAAGTGTGGCCATCGGCGCTTATGCAGTTCGAAACCAGCCTGCGCGATCCCGTGTTCTACCAGCTGTACGAACGTTTCATGGACCTGTACTACTACTTCAAGCGCTTCCTGCCAAGCTACACGTACGACGAGCTCAACTTCAACGGAGTCATCATCAAGGACGTCGCGTTCGATAAGCTGGTCACCTACTTCGACTTCTTCGATGCCGATGTCTCCAACGTTCTGCCCATGCAGACCCCCGAGAAGTACTTCGACGGAAGCGTGCTTGCCCGCCAGCAACGCCTGAACCACAAGCCCTTCAGCTACACGATGAACGTGATGTCCGAGTACACCGGCAAGGCCATCGTGCGCATGTTCCTGGGACCGAAGTTCGACCGCTTCTTCGACCTGCAGTTCTACAAGAAGTACTTCGTTGAGATCGACCAGTACCTGGTTGACTTCACCGCCGGCCAGAACAGCTTCGTGCGCCAGTCTCGAGACTTCTACTGGAGCGTGAAAGACCGCACCATGTACACCGAACTGTACAAGAAGACCATGCTCGGCTTCAACGGCCAGGAGAAGTTCGTCCTTGACATGTCCGAGGCGCACTGCGGATTCCCCGACCGTCTGATCTTGCCGAAGGGCTggtccaacggtatgccgatGCAGTTCTACTTCATCATCACGCCGTACACGGCCAAGCCTACCTACGAGCAGGCGGACTTCTACGACAAGAGCTTCTCGTGCGGCGTCGGCTCCGGAATGCGCTACTACGACACCCTCCCGATGGGCTATCCGTTCGATCGTGTCATCAACTTCAACTACTTCTACACCAAGAACATGTACTTCAAGGACGTGCTCATCTACCACAGCAACGAGATGAAAATGAACCACACTTTCTAA